One Bacteroidota bacterium genomic region harbors:
- a CDS encoding HEAT repeat domain-containing protein, with protein MPFLVHLADERDAATIRKNGIKIGKYRPGVFCMPVLPNYYFTHQWLRELKRRGARTYVGVYFKLNSNEIVYAGKYNQPHKQITLGEAIKEIMSLDDPLGYELIIGRKIGTKEIDKIKILPQKTGWRYFPGSNRKKPACACNMCIPIGSIKGKRLREKLEPPVKAMDYYQIIEKLKVANTENEIDELLWTVRRTRRRADPTNLLFLLDRKSDSINQSVALALGMYRHKNTRPILLELLKSADVTTKEFAADSLLKLYGKDIEKMLVEMNDYAINYVVEEWKR; from the coding sequence ATGCCATTTTTAGTGCATCTTGCTGATGAAAGAGACGCAGCAACTATTCGTAAAAACGGAATAAAAATCGGGAAATACAGACCCGGTGTGTTCTGTATGCCTGTTCTTCCAAATTATTATTTTACCCATCAATGGCTCAGGGAACTAAAAAGACGTGGTGCAAGAACTTATGTGGGTGTGTATTTCAAATTAAATTCCAATGAGATCGTTTATGCAGGCAAATACAATCAACCGCACAAACAAATTACACTTGGTGAAGCAATAAAGGAAATAATGAGTCTGGATGATCCGCTTGGCTATGAATTGATCATTGGCAGAAAAATAGGAACAAAAGAAATAGATAAAATCAAAATCTTACCTCAAAAAACAGGATGGCGATACTTTCCCGGAAGTAACCGAAAAAAACCTGCATGTGCATGTAATATGTGTATCCCTATTGGTTCGATAAAAGGGAAACGTCTTCGTGAAAAGCTTGAACCACCGGTAAAAGCAATGGATTATTATCAGATAATTGAAAAATTAAAGGTTGCTAACACTGAGAACGAAATTGATGAGCTACTTTGGACAGTAAGGCGAACAAGAAGGCGTGCTGACCCAACAAATCTGCTTTTCCTACTGGATAGAAAGTCTGATTCGATAAATCAGTCTGTTGCACTGGCGTTAGGAATGTATAGACATAAAAATACACGTCCAATTTTATTGGAGTTACTAAAAAGTGCTGATGTAACTACCAAAGAATTTGCTGCCGACAGTTTATTGAAGCTGTATGGGAAAGATATTGAAAAGATGCTTGTTGAAATGAATGATTATGCCATAAATTATGTGGTTGAGGAGTGGAAACGATAA
- a CDS encoding helix-turn-helix transcriptional regulator, with protein sequence MKNTLPVPVTEINAGTSRFWMHRPQGVVADAVSLIWASAGVAAFREERIIPDGAGVLLFNFGDAVRSEAAGSGETTLFNRVMLSGVFTHAASMFYQPGMQHEQLGIIFYPYAIGQLLGFAAEAVNNLAITQTDLPAHLHLLWEQLAACTHPAQRIPLVLHWLQNQLHAAPVSQPLVQLIRRYRHETAAEITARTGYSQQHLNRLLRRDTGVNLKALQRIFRLNDAVQALSLPPKHSDNLTALAVDAGYFDQAHFNHEFKAMTGFTPAAFRKMGGVVAGRVIYLH encoded by the coding sequence GTGAAAAATACACTACCCGTTCCCGTTACAGAAATCAACGCCGGCACTTCCCGTTTCTGGATGCACAGGCCGCAGGGCGTGGTGGCCGATGCGGTGAGTCTGATCTGGGCTTCGGCGGGTGTGGCGGCTTTTCGTGAGGAGCGGATTATTCCCGACGGGGCCGGTGTGTTGTTGTTCAACTTTGGTGATGCGGTGCGCAGTGAAGCGGCCGGAAGCGGTGAAACGACTTTGTTTAACCGCGTAATGCTTTCGGGCGTGTTTACGCATGCGGCTTCCATGTTTTACCAGCCGGGTATGCAGCACGAGCAGCTGGGCATTATTTTTTATCCTTATGCCATTGGACAGTTGCTGGGCTTTGCAGCCGAAGCAGTGAACAACTTAGCCATTACACAAACCGATTTACCGGCTCACCTGCATCTGCTTTGGGAACAGCTGGCCGCGTGTACACATCCTGCGCAGCGCATTCCCCTTGTGCTGCACTGGCTGCAAAATCAACTCCATGCAGCGCCGGTGTCGCAGCCGCTGGTGCAGCTCATACGCCGCTACCGCCACGAAACTGCAGCCGAAATTACCGCGCGTACCGGCTACAGCCAGCAGCACCTCAACCGCCTGCTGCGCCGCGACACAGGCGTAAACCTCAAAGCCCTGCAACGCATTTTCCGCCTCAATGATGCCGTGCAGGCGCTTTCACTTCCGCCAAAGCACAGCGACAATCTCACCGCCCTTGCCGTGGACGCAGGTTATTTCGATCAGGCACATTTCAACCACGAGTTTAAGGCCATGACGGGCTTTACACCTGCGGCTTTCCGCAAAATGGGCGGCGTAGTGGCCGGGCGCGTTATTTATCTGCACTGA
- a CDS encoding cupin domain-containing protein, which translates to MKKLKRIMLGFLLLLVFWFGLVGILMNHIFPPDPSQAIAALKPGSVIESAQEGISQTVLQENNGMLCMHIELKPHAPGPPEHIHFTFDETFVVKEGTLSMQLAGSKKTFGPGSIVTVPAGTPHRIYNETNSTVVLHDTTLLHATMPAGFAAGLASLYPAMDKAGNPKSGKVLLQLAAQGNSFDTWIADAPPGAQKTIRWLLGPTARLLGYGY; encoded by the coding sequence ATGAAAAAACTCAAACGCATCATGCTTGGCTTTCTCCTTTTACTCGTATTCTGGTTTGGCCTTGTAGGCATTCTCATGAATCATATTTTTCCGCCCGATCCGTCGCAGGCCATTGCCGCATTAAAGCCGGGCAGCGTAATTGAAAGCGCACAGGAAGGCATTTCGCAAACTGTGTTGCAGGAAAACAACGGCATGCTGTGTATGCACATCGAACTGAAACCACACGCCCCCGGCCCGCCCGAACACATTCACTTCACATTCGATGAAACGTTTGTGGTGAAAGAAGGCACACTGAGCATGCAGCTGGCTGGAAGCAAAAAAACGTTCGGCCCCGGCAGCATTGTGACTGTGCCCGCCGGTACACCGCACCGCATTTACAACGAAACCAATTCAACCGTAGTGCTGCATGATACCACGCTGCTGCACGCCACCATGCCCGCGGGCTTTGCCGCCGGACTGGCCAGCCTTTATCCCGCCATGGACAAAGCCGGCAACCCGAAATCGGGCAAAGTGCTTTTACAACTTGCCGCACAAGGCAACAGTTTCGATACCTGGATTGCCGATGCCCCACCAGGCGCGCAAAAAACCATACGCTGGCTGCTTGGGCCCACAGCACGGTTGCTGGGTTACGGATACTGA
- the hutH gene encoding histidine ammonia-lyase gives MAHTFQIHPQTPLQLAHLTHALQPGAHIELTAAAAEAIHHGRAWLDSLNTEGAAPVYGINTGFGALYNITIAPDQLGQLQQNLVMSHACGTGDEVPAEIVRLMLLLKVQALARGNSGVQLVTVQRLADFFNHDVLPVIVEQGSLGASGDLAPLAHLALPLLGMGDVRVNGVKRPAADVLKEKGWQPVALQSKEGLALLNGTQFMNAYAVWCLLNAKQIADAADVIGALSLEGFDGRPEPFFAQLHTIRPHAGQLHTAARIRRLLEGSELITREKKHVQDPYAFRCMPQVHGASRDAIGYCENVFATEANSVTDNPTIFPDENLVLSGGNFHGQPLALALDFLAIALAEIGSISERRTYQLIHGLRGLPMFLIAKPGLDSGMMIPQYTAASIASQNKQLCTPASVDSIPSSAGQEDHVSMGANAATKCRKVVLNVQRILAIELMNAAQAMEFRRPARTSPLLESLLADYRAVVPALENDRVLAADIEKSIQFFAARNFGV, from the coding sequence ATGGCGCATACTTTTCAAATACACCCGCAAACTCCGTTGCAGCTTGCTCATCTTACACATGCACTGCAGCCGGGCGCGCATATCGAACTTACAGCGGCTGCCGCCGAAGCAATTCACCACGGCCGTGCGTGGCTCGACAGTCTCAATACTGAAGGCGCAGCGCCGGTGTATGGCATCAACACCGGCTTCGGGGCTTTGTACAACATTACCATTGCGCCCGATCAGCTGGGGCAGTTGCAGCAAAACCTTGTGATGTCTCACGCCTGCGGAACGGGCGATGAAGTGCCGGCCGAAATTGTGCGGCTCATGCTGCTGCTGAAAGTGCAGGCGCTGGCGCGCGGCAACTCAGGCGTGCAGCTTGTTACCGTGCAGCGCCTGGCCGATTTCTTTAACCACGATGTGCTTCCGGTTATCGTTGAGCAAGGCTCGCTGGGCGCTTCGGGCGATCTGGCTCCGCTGGCGCATCTGGCGCTTCCGCTGCTGGGCATGGGCGATGTGCGTGTGAACGGTGTAAAACGCCCTGCTGCCGATGTGCTGAAAGAAAAAGGCTGGCAGCCTGTTGCGCTGCAATCAAAAGAAGGGCTGGCGCTGCTCAACGGTACACAGTTTATGAATGCGTATGCGGTGTGGTGTTTGCTCAATGCAAAGCAAATTGCCGATGCGGCTGATGTAATCGGCGCGCTTTCGCTCGAAGGATTCGACGGAAGACCGGAGCCTTTTTTTGCACAATTGCACACCATTCGTCCGCATGCCGGCCAGCTGCACACCGCTGCCCGCATTCGCCGCCTGCTCGAAGGCAGCGAGCTGATTACGCGTGAGAAAAAACATGTGCAGGATCCTTACGCGTTCCGCTGCATGCCGCAGGTACACGGCGCCTCGCGCGATGCTATTGGCTACTGCGAAAACGTATTTGCCACCGAAGCTAATTCGGTGACCGATAATCCCACCATTTTCCCCGATGAAAACTTAGTGCTTTCGGGTGGCAATTTCCACGGGCAGCCGCTTGCACTGGCGCTCGATTTTCTGGCTATTGCGCTGGCCGAAATCGGTTCTATTTCCGAGCGCCGCACCTATCAGCTTATTCATGGCCTGCGTGGTTTGCCCATGTTCCTCATTGCAAAGCCCGGCCTTGATTCGGGCATGATGATTCCGCAGTACACCGCCGCCAGCATTGCCAGCCAGAACAAACAGCTTTGCACCCCGGCTTCGGTCGATTCCATTCCCTCGTCGGCCGGACAGGAAGACCACGTGAGCATGGGTGCCAACGCGGCTACAAAATGCCGCAAAGTGGTGCTCAACGTGCAGCGCATCCTTGCCATCGAGCTTATGAATGCCGCACAGGCCATGGAATTCCGCCGCCCGGCCCGCACATCGCCGCTGCTCGAAAGCCTGCTGGCCGATTACCGCGCCGTGGTGCCCGCGCTCGAAAACGACCGTGTGCTGGCTGCCGATATTGAAAAAAGCATTCAGTTTTTTGCAGCCCGCAATTTCGGCGTATGA
- a CDS encoding histidine--tRNA ligase, with protein MAAQKPSIPKGTRDFSPQEMVRRNYIFDTIRTVFRRYGYLPIETPAMETIETLTGKYGDEGDQLLFKILNSRPHEAKDETKAKMRDTFERTLSQNTNSDILTEKALRYDLTVPFARFVVMHQNEITFPFRRYQIQPVWRADKPQKGRYREFYQCDADVIGSNSLLNEVELVQMIDDVFTTFDVPVTVKINNRKILSGIAEVIGEKERIVTITVAIDKLDKIGVDGVNKELEANGVSAEAIEKLQPLIAFTGNYAAKRDLLRSMLAESETGQKGIEEVDYIFTKIAEAGLQKAEVELDITLARGLNYYTGAIFEVKANAGSLSSSICGGGRYDDLTGIFGLKNMSGVGISFGADRIYDVLNELNRYPADVTMSTQLLFINFGGEDGDEAFRTLHKARRAGIAAEIYPDAAKIQKQFKYADARKIPFVAVIGESERAAGKVMLKNMQNGEQELIAIDELIKRLA; from the coding sequence ATGGCCGCTCAGAAACCTTCCATTCCCAAAGGCACACGCGATTTCTCTCCGCAGGAGATGGTGCGCCGCAACTATATTTTTGATACCATCCGCACCGTGTTTCGCCGTTATGGCTACCTGCCCATTGAAACACCGGCCATGGAAACTATTGAAACCCTTACCGGCAAATACGGCGACGAAGGCGATCAGCTGCTGTTCAAAATACTAAATTCTCGTCCGCACGAAGCCAAAGACGAGACCAAAGCGAAAATGCGCGATACATTTGAACGCACACTTTCGCAAAATACCAACTCCGACATACTCACCGAAAAAGCCCTGCGCTACGACCTCACCGTGCCCTTTGCGCGCTTTGTGGTGATGCACCAGAACGAAATTACATTCCCTTTCCGCCGCTACCAGATACAGCCTGTATGGCGTGCCGATAAGCCGCAAAAGGGACGATACCGCGAGTTTTACCAGTGTGATGCCGATGTAATCGGAAGCAATTCGCTGCTGAATGAGGTGGAACTGGTGCAGATGATTGACGATGTGTTTACCACATTTGATGTGCCGGTAACGGTGAAAATTAACAACCGCAAAATCCTCAGCGGTATTGCCGAAGTGATTGGCGAGAAGGAACGCATTGTCACCATCACCGTAGCGATCGACAAGCTCGATAAAATCGGGGTGGATGGCGTAAACAAAGAGCTCGAAGCCAATGGCGTTTCGGCGGAGGCCATCGAAAAACTGCAACCGCTTATTGCTTTTACCGGTAATTACGCCGCCAAGCGCGATTTGCTGCGCAGCATGCTTGCAGAATCGGAAACAGGGCAGAAGGGCATTGAAGAAGTCGATTACATCTTCACCAAAATTGCCGAGGCCGGTTTGCAGAAAGCCGAAGTGGAACTCGACATTACGCTTGCGCGCGGACTGAATTATTACACCGGGGCCATTTTTGAAGTGAAGGCCAATGCCGGTTCACTCAGCAGCAGCATTTGCGGTGGCGGCCGTTACGATGACCTCACAGGCATTTTCGGGTTGAAGAACATGTCGGGCGTAGGCATTTCGTTTGGTGCTGATCGTATTTACGATGTGCTGAACGAACTGAACCGCTATCCGGCCGATGTGACCATGAGCACGCAACTGCTGTTCATCAACTTTGGCGGTGAAGATGGCGACGAAGCTTTCCGCACCCTGCACAAAGCCCGCCGGGCCGGCATTGCTGCCGAAATTTATCCGGATGCCGCCAAAATTCAGAAACAGTTCAAGTATGCTGATGCCCGTAAAATTCCGTTCGTGGCCGTAATTGGTGAAAGCGAACGTGCAGCCGGTAAAGTCATGCTCAAAAACATGCAGAACGGCGAACAGGAGCTGATTGCCATTGATGAATTGATAAAACGACTGGCATAG
- a CDS encoding AAA family ATPase has translation MAPNFHITDFMVGHFKCFDRFEMSNIGQINLIAGDNNIGKTSLLEALLLDTDLVQTLHNLNAVYAVKHSVDSDESSKRNYLAYFINNSQPENREIEYGFNNKSVFRILAQDIRLHEASVKEKFSEKYSGQNKIGEVVAQYTNNTLTDVSPAVYLPEKHLTTGAIIPNNVGYTSRIVKNYSRLINQDLSNNARLIQSLKLFIPEIEDIRLLEDQYEETSIAIQQKDNSKLLPITAFGDGALKMLRLMLRIMTSSNQRLMIDEIDTGVYYLRMKEYIKAIIESALEYNVQLFATTHSKEFIEAYQEALFELGEKYQDKSRYIILGKTKDNQIKSYVLNYTELAANIISENEIR, from the coding sequence ATGGCTCCAAATTTCCATATTACTGATTTCATGGTCGGGCATTTCAAATGTTTTGATCGTTTTGAAATGAGCAATATCGGCCAGATTAATCTGATTGCCGGTGATAATAATATCGGCAAAACCAGTTTGCTGGAGGCTTTACTGTTAGATACAGATCTTGTTCAGACACTTCATAATCTTAATGCTGTATATGCTGTAAAGCATAGTGTTGACAGCGACGAATCGTCAAAACGAAATTATCTTGCTTATTTTATAAATAACAGCCAGCCCGAAAATCGTGAAATTGAATACGGGTTCAATAATAAATCAGTTTTCAGGATACTAGCTCAGGATATTCGTTTGCATGAAGCAAGTGTAAAGGAGAAATTTAGTGAAAAGTATTCAGGTCAAAACAAAATCGGGGAAGTCGTTGCTCAATACACTAATAATACCCTTACTGATGTATCACCTGCAGTTTATTTACCAGAAAAGCATTTAACTACAGGAGCAATTATTCCTAATAATGTTGGCTATACTTCGCGCATTGTAAAAAACTACTCGCGTCTAATTAATCAGGATCTCAGTAATAACGCCAGACTAATTCAGTCGCTGAAACTATTTATTCCTGAAATCGAGGATATACGCCTTCTCGAAGATCAATACGAAGAAACTTCAATTGCTATTCAGCAGAAAGACAATTCTAAATTATTACCAATAACAGCTTTTGGCGATGGTGCTCTCAAAATGCTCCGCCTTATGCTGCGTATAATGACTTCATCCAATCAACGTCTGATGATTGATGAAATTGATACCGGTGTGTATTACCTGCGTATGAAAGAATATATCAAAGCCATTATTGAATCGGCTTTAGAATATAATGTGCAGCTTTTTGCAACAACACACAGCAAAGAGTTTATTGAAGCATATCAAGAAGCACTCTTCGAACTGGGTGAAAAATATCAGGACAAGTCCAGATACATCATTTTAGGTAAAACAAAAGATAACCAGATAAAGTCGTATGTGTTAAATTATACCGAGTTGGCTGCAAATATTATTTCAGAGAACGAGATTAGATAA
- the ettA gene encoding energy-dependent translational throttle protein EttA, with translation MSEGRQIIFSMVGVSKIHPPQKQVLKDIYLSFYYGAKIGIIGLNGSGKSSLLRIIAGVDKDYLGDLHYSPGYSIGFLEQEPQLDESKTVMDIVKEGVKEITDVLNEYEEVNNKFAEPMSDEEMNKLIERQARLSDRIEQLDAWNIESKLERAMSALNCPEGDTPINVCSGGERRRVALCRLLLQQPDILLLDEPTNHLDAESVLWLEQFLQNYHGTVIAVTHDRYFLDNVAGWILELDRGEGIPWKGNYSSWLDQKSQRLAQEEKTESKRRKTLERELEWVRQGAKGRQAKSKARIANYEKMLNEDVRAKEDKLELFIPNGPRLGNEVIEAIGVSKAFGDKVLYENLNFKLPPAGIVGIIGPNGAGKTTLFRLIMGEIQPEAGEFKVGPTVKVAYVDQSHTEINPEHTVFEAITGGTEYVELEGHKLNSRAFVSKFNFSGPDQGKKVKVLSGGERNRLHLALTLRSGANVLLLDEPTNDIDVNTMRALEEALENFAGCAVIISHDRWFLDRVCTHILAFEGDASVYFFEGSFSEYEENRRKRLGDSAEPKRFKYKKLAV, from the coding sequence ATGTCGGAAGGCAGACAGATTATTTTTTCGATGGTGGGCGTGAGCAAAATTCACCCGCCGCAAAAACAGGTTCTTAAAGACATTTACCTCTCGTTTTATTACGGTGCCAAAATCGGTATCATTGGTCTTAACGGCTCGGGTAAATCATCGCTGCTTCGCATTATTGCGGGTGTGGACAAGGATTACCTCGGCGATTTGCATTACTCGCCCGGCTACAGCATTGGTTTTCTCGAACAGGAGCCGCAGCTTGATGAGTCGAAAACGGTAATGGATATTGTGAAGGAAGGGGTGAAGGAAATTACCGATGTGCTTAATGAGTACGAAGAGGTAAACAACAAATTTGCCGAGCCCATGAGCGATGAGGAGATGAACAAACTCATCGAACGTCAGGCCCGCCTTTCCGACCGTATTGAGCAGCTTGATGCGTGGAACATTGAAAGCAAGCTGGAACGCGCCATGAGTGCGCTCAACTGCCCCGAAGGCGATACACCCATTAACGTATGTTCGGGTGGTGAGCGCCGCCGCGTGGCTTTGTGCCGCCTGCTGCTTCAGCAGCCTGATATTCTCCTGCTCGACGAACCTACCAACCACCTTGATGCCGAGTCGGTATTGTGGCTCGAGCAGTTCCTGCAGAATTACCACGGCACCGTAATTGCGGTAACGCACGACCGTTACTTCCTCGATAACGTAGCCGGCTGGATTCTCGAACTCGACCGCGGCGAAGGTATTCCGTGGAAAGGCAACTACTCAAGCTGGCTCGACCAGAAATCACAGCGTCTGGCGCAGGAAGAAAAGACCGAGAGCAAACGTCGCAAAACACTTGAACGCGAGCTGGAGTGGGTGCGCCAGGGTGCCAAAGGCCGCCAGGCCAAATCAAAAGCGCGTATTGCCAACTATGAGAAAATGCTCAACGAAGACGTGCGCGCTAAGGAAGATAAGCTCGAACTTTTCATACCCAACGGCCCGCGTCTGGGCAACGAAGTAATTGAAGCCATTGGCGTAAGTAAAGCCTTTGGCGACAAGGTGCTTTACGAAAACCTCAACTTTAAACTGCCCCCGGCGGGCATTGTAGGCATTATTGGTCCCAACGGCGCCGGTAAAACCACGCTGTTCCGCCTCATTATGGGCGAAATACAGCCCGAAGCCGGTGAGTTTAAAGTAGGCCCCACGGTAAAAGTGGCTTATGTCGATCAGTCGCACACCGAAATCAATCCCGAACACACCGTGTTTGAAGCCATAACCGGCGGCACGGAGTATGTGGAGCTTGAAGGCCATAAGCTCAACTCGCGCGCGTTTGTATCGAAATTCAACTTCAGCGGCCCCGATCAGGGCAAGAAAGTAAAAGTGCTTTCGGGTGGTGAGCGTAACCGCCTGCACCTGGCACTCACACTGCGCTCGGGCGCAAACGTGCTCCTGCTCGACGAACCTACCAACGATATTGATGTGAATACGATGCGCGCACTCGAAGAAGCCCTCGAAAACTTTGCAGGCTGCGCCGTAATCATCTCACACGACCGTTGGTTCCTCGACCGGGTGTGTACGCATATCCTTGCTTTTGAAGGCGATGCCAGCGTGTATTTCTTCGAAGGCTCATTCTCCGAATACGAAGAAAACCGCCGCAAACGTCTGGGCGATTCAGCCGAGCCGAAACGCTTTAAGTATAAAAAACTGGCAGTGTAA
- a CDS encoding phosphatase PAP2 family protein — protein sequence MKYTLLSLTCFIALLLPAQNWDIRQLRSIHVERNVRLDGLMKGASNSMVPACAILPAGLLVHSLMKCDSLRQQRFWIVGSTMAVSTAITVGLKYSIGRKRPYVTYNDIVPQQHAGPYSFPSGHTSSAFALATSLTMAFPKWYVAAPAFVWAGTVAYSRMHLGMHYPTDVIAGALIGVGSAWLCWQLNAFILRSGAGLFRKNC from the coding sequence ATGAAATACACTTTACTTAGCCTGACCTGCTTTATTGCCTTGCTGCTGCCTGCCCAAAACTGGGACATCCGCCAGCTGCGCAGCATACATGTAGAACGCAATGTGCGCCTCGACGGACTGATGAAAGGTGCTTCAAACAGCATGGTGCCGGCCTGCGCCATTCTTCCAGCCGGTCTGCTTGTGCATTCGCTCATGAAATGCGATAGTTTGCGCCAGCAGCGTTTCTGGATTGTGGGCAGCACAATGGCAGTTTCCACAGCAATTACGGTTGGGCTTAAATACAGCATTGGTCGCAAGCGGCCGTATGTGACCTATAACGATATTGTGCCGCAGCAGCATGCCGGACCGTATTCATTTCCTTCGGGCCACACTTCTTCGGCGTTTGCGCTGGCTACTTCGCTTACCATGGCTTTTCCCAAATGGTACGTGGCTGCGCCTGCGTTTGTATGGGCAGGTACGGTAGCCTATTCGCGCATGCATCTGGGCATGCACTATCCAACCGATGTAATTGCCGGCGCGCTGATTGGCGTGGGGTCGGCGTGGCTTTGCTGGCAGCTTAACGCATTTATTCTGCGCAGCGGAGCCGGGCTTTTCCGTAAAAACTGCTGA